In Cyprinus carpio isolate SPL01 chromosome B7, ASM1834038v1, whole genome shotgun sequence, a genomic segment contains:
- the LOC109046841 gene encoding very-long-chain 3-oxoacyl-CoA reductase-B-like has product MMELLTDALYWIGAVTVAWVSVSALCCLLSGIRVWIVGNGNLMQATKLGKWAVVTGATDGIGKAYAEELARRGFAIVLISRTQEKLDDVSKAIESKYNVETKTISADFGSVDIYPKIESGLAGLEIGVLVNNVGVSYSYPEFFLNIPDIDSFINSMININITSVCQMTRLVLPRMVERSKGVILNVASASGMYPVPLLTLYSSSKAFVDFFSRGLEAEYKSKGIIIQSVLPFYVTTKLSKIRRATLDIPTPERYVKAQLSTVGLQTQSNGYFPHAVMGWVTTALLPAKLLNKYVMSVGLSQRARYLKKQKQG; this is encoded by the exons ATGATGGAGCTGCTGACAGATGCACTGTACTGGATCGGAGCTGTCACTGTGGCCTGGGTCTCGGTGAGCGCTCTGTGCTGTCTGCTCAGCGGGATCCGCGTGTGGATTGTGGGCAATGGAAATTTGATGCAGGCGACCAAACTCGGGAAATGGGCAG TTGTGACTGGGGCCACCGATGGAATCGGAAAAGCCTATGCGGAGGAG CTTGCTCGACGAGGTTTTGCTATCGTTCTCATCAGCCGTACTCAAGAGAAGCTGGATGACGTGTCCAAAGCTATCG AGAGCAAGTACAATGTAGAGACCAAAACCATTTCTGCTGACTTTGGATCTGTGGACATCTACCCTAAGATTGAGTCTGGACTGGCCGGACTTGAAATAGGAGTTTTAG TTAACAATGTTGGAGTGTCTTATTCTTACCCAGAGTTCTTCCTCAACATTCCTGATATTGACAGT TTCATCAACAGTATGATCAACATCAACATTACCTCAGTTTGTCAG ATGACACGACTGGTGCTGCCCAGGATGGTAGAGAG GTCTAAAGGAGTGATCTTGAATGTTGCTTCTGCGAGTGGCATGTACCCAGTTCCACTTCTCACCCTCTATTCCTCCTCAAAG GCCTTTGTGGACTTCTTCTCCCGTGGACTTGAGGCTGAGTACAAAAGCAAAGGTATTATTATACAG AGTGTGCTGCCATTTTATGTGACGACGAAACTGAGCAAGATCAGGAGGGCCACTCTTGACATTCCCACTCCGGAACGCTACGTTAAAGCCCAGCTGAGCACTGTAGGCCTGCAGACTCAGTCGAATGGTTACTTCCCTCATGCCGTCATG GGTTGGGTGACTACTGCTTTGCTTCCTGCAAAACTGCTCAACAAATATGTTATGAGCGTGGGGTTGTCCCAGCGTGCACGCTATCTGAAGAAACAGAAGCAAGGTTAG